One stretch of Planifilum fulgidum DNA includes these proteins:
- a CDS encoding DUF3055 domain-containing protein, translating to MSEPMYLYDEVEDTQTRYVSFVDDNTRFDLALITTERFFGKTLVLDLQSNRYAIIGQDDLEEPGYLEQVYGIGPEEAKRLKKFLLSVV from the coding sequence ATGTCGGAACCGATGTACCTGTATGACGAGGTGGAGGACACCCAGACCCGTTATGTGAGCTTTGTCGACGACAACACGCGATTCGACCTGGCCCTCATCACCACGGAACGGTTTTTCGGAAAAACCCTGGTGCTCGACCTTCAGTCCAACCGTTATGCCATCATCGGACAGGACGATTTGGAAGAGCCGGGGTATTTGGAACAGGTTTACGGCATCGGGCCGGAAGAAGCAAAGCGGCTGAAAAAGTTCCTTCTGAGCGTGGTTTGA
- a CDS encoding MetS family NSS transporter small subunit, translating into MNGAAWVMFLFGAIVLWGGLAYSLMLSFKAQNGKDESEESKSES; encoded by the coding sequence ATGAACGGTGCCGCGTGGGTGATGTTCCTGTTTGGAGCGATCGTGCTGTGGGGAGGACTTGCCTACTCCCTCATGCTGTCCTTCAAGGCGCAGAACGGGAAGGATGAATCGGAGGAAAGCAAGTCCGAATCATGA
- a CDS encoding glutaredoxin family protein, whose amino-acid sequence MSVILYSKPHCLECNVLKRFLRDYQISYEERNCTAHPEYLDEVKRMGFLGVPVTVVNGTPVRGLQPDRILELLGQKGES is encoded by the coding sequence ATGAGCGTGATTCTTTATTCCAAGCCCCATTGCCTGGAGTGCAACGTGCTGAAACGCTTTTTGAGGGACTATCAAATTTCCTACGAGGAGCGGAACTGCACGGCCCACCCGGAATACTTGGACGAGGTGAAGCGGATGGGATTCCTCGGCGTCCCCGTCACCGTCGTGAACGGAACGCCCGTCCGGGGACTTCAACCGGACAGGATTCTGGAACTGCTGGGACAAAAGGGTGAGTCCTGA
- a CDS encoding DUF86 domain-containing protein — protein MFGDTDRCGMEGSIVVYDVDTDRIERQLRVLRDCVAVLEETKRRRGEQEGDPVLFFAASRALHLASECIIDVGTAMIDGFIMRDPGGYLDIVDILEDERVIPKEGADRIRDLVRFRDRLVRRYDELSPGELEKYWEQAEVLLSFEGWVRDYLRQNLF, from the coding sequence ATGTTTGGTGACACGGACAGATGTGGGATGGAGGGAAGCATTGTGGTGTACGATGTGGATACGGACCGAATCGAGCGACAACTCCGGGTGCTCCGGGATTGCGTGGCCGTGCTGGAGGAGACGAAGCGCCGCCGCGGGGAGCAGGAAGGGGATCCGGTGCTCTTTTTTGCAGCGTCCCGGGCGCTCCACCTGGCCTCGGAATGCATCATCGATGTGGGCACGGCGATGATTGACGGCTTCATCATGCGGGATCCCGGGGGATATCTCGACATCGTGGACATTTTGGAGGATGAGCGGGTGATCCCGAAAGAGGGGGCCGATCGGATCCGGGACTTGGTGCGATTTCGGGACCGGCTGGTTCGAAGGTACGATGAATTGTCCCCCGGCGAGTTGGAAAAGTATTGGGAGCAGGCGGAGGTGCTTTTGTCCTTCGAGGGATGGGTTCGGGACTACTTGCGCCAAAATCTTTTTTAA
- a CDS encoding helix-turn-helix transcriptional regulator, with protein sequence MEEITSTRKQILYLLKTEGPMTVSDLAAKLGITEMAVRRHLQTLERDNLIQSRLLRQAMGRPTNQYDLTDQAEDLFPKNYHTFVLDILRDLENAEGPSAINDLFRRREKRMTEEYRDLFEGNSLEERVRTLAELQDEKGYMVRWEPRGDGTFVLTEFNCPISEVACCYNQACSAEINWFRSVLSADVERIECKAEGGRNCTYVIRPREAVKK encoded by the coding sequence ATGGAGGAAATCACCTCGACTCGCAAGCAGATTTTGTATTTGCTGAAAACGGAAGGTCCGATGACGGTCAGTGATCTGGCGGCCAAACTGGGCATCACCGAGATGGCGGTTCGTCGCCATCTGCAGACGCTGGAGCGAGACAATCTGATCCAGTCCCGCCTGCTCAGGCAAGCGATGGGCCGTCCCACGAACCAGTACGATCTGACCGATCAGGCGGAGGACCTTTTTCCGAAAAATTATCATACATTTGTGTTGGACATCCTTCGGGATCTGGAGAATGCGGAAGGCCCCTCGGCCATCAACGATCTGTTCCGGCGGCGGGAGAAGCGGATGACGGAAGAATACCGGGACCTTTTCGAGGGGAATTCGCTGGAGGAGCGCGTCCGGACCCTGGCTGAACTGCAGGATGAAAAAGGCTACATGGTCCGGTGGGAACCGCGGGGGGACGGGACGTTCGTGCTGACCGAATTCAACTGTCCCATCTCGGAAGTGGCCTGCTGTTACAATCAGGCTTGTTCCGCCGAAATCAACTGGTTTCGCAGCGTCCTGTCGGCCGACGTGGAGCGGATCGAGTGCAAGGCCGAAGGGGGAAGAAACTGCACCTACGTCATTCGACCGCGGGAAGCGGTGAAGAAGTAG
- a CDS encoding sodium-dependent transporter: MKREQWGTKYGFILAAMGSAIGLGNLVRYPSVVYENGAGAFLIPYFVALFTAGIPILFLEYSLGHKYRGAGPWVYQKLSKKWEWLGWWQSIVAFVILSYYMVILGWALSYTYYSFGAQWGEDTESFFFNDYLGVTEGVGVLGGIQWKVLIPVAILWALLFWVLHRGAKRGIEWASKFMIPILVAMIVLITIRGLTLEGAVKGLEAYFTPDFAALSKPEVWINAYGQVFFTLSVGFCTMITYASYLPKRSDLANSGFIVALSNCSFEFFAAIGIFSALGFLATQQGVEVGEVVAGTLGMSFVVFPQIINQFPGLNSLFGVMFFVSLLFAGFTSAVSLAEPGIAAIREKFGLSRKAAVNWLCGASALLSLLYVFKGGLYFLDIVDYFINNYGIVVSAILMVVLAGWVSKQVDSLQNHINDVSIVRIGAWWPIVIRFITPLSLAAMVLWNIYKEWMMTYGGYPQWSVNVFGWGLLAVVIIAGALIQQRRWATEPSPHREEVSS, encoded by the coding sequence ATGAAGCGCGAACAATGGGGAACCAAGTACGGTTTTATTCTCGCCGCAATGGGATCTGCCATCGGACTCGGGAACCTCGTCCGGTATCCGTCCGTGGTTTATGAAAACGGAGCCGGCGCCTTTCTGATCCCCTATTTTGTCGCACTGTTTACGGCCGGAATTCCGATCTTGTTTTTGGAATATTCTCTCGGACACAAATATCGGGGAGCAGGTCCCTGGGTTTACCAGAAGTTGTCGAAAAAGTGGGAATGGCTCGGCTGGTGGCAGTCGATCGTCGCCTTTGTCATCCTGTCCTATTACATGGTGATCCTTGGATGGGCCCTCAGCTACACCTATTACTCCTTCGGAGCCCAGTGGGGAGAGGATACGGAATCGTTTTTCTTCAACGATTATCTGGGCGTGACCGAGGGAGTCGGTGTACTGGGAGGAATTCAGTGGAAGGTGCTGATCCCCGTGGCCATTCTGTGGGCGTTGCTCTTCTGGGTGCTGCACCGCGGAGCCAAGCGGGGGATTGAATGGGCCAGCAAATTCATGATCCCCATCCTGGTCGCCATGATCGTCCTGATCACCATCCGGGGACTGACCCTGGAAGGGGCGGTCAAAGGGTTGGAAGCCTACTTCACGCCCGATTTCGCGGCCTTGTCCAAACCGGAAGTATGGATTAACGCCTACGGCCAGGTATTCTTCACCCTGAGCGTCGGCTTCTGTACCATGATCACCTACGCCAGCTATCTGCCGAAGCGGAGCGATCTGGCCAACAGCGGTTTTATCGTGGCGCTGAGCAACTGCAGCTTCGAATTTTTCGCCGCCATCGGTATCTTCAGCGCCCTCGGCTTCCTGGCCACCCAGCAAGGGGTGGAAGTGGGTGAAGTGGTGGCGGGAACCCTCGGGATGTCCTTTGTCGTATTCCCGCAGATCATCAACCAATTCCCGGGCCTGAACTCCCTGTTCGGCGTCATGTTCTTCGTTTCGCTGTTGTTCGCCGGATTCACTTCCGCCGTCTCCCTGGCGGAGCCGGGCATCGCGGCGATTCGGGAGAAGTTTGGCCTGTCCCGGAAGGCCGCCGTCAACTGGCTGTGCGGAGCCAGCGCCCTCTTGAGCCTCCTCTATGTATTCAAAGGCGGTCTATACTTCCTGGACATCGTCGACTATTTCATCAACAACTACGGAATCGTCGTCAGCGCCATCCTGATGGTGGTGTTGGCCGGTTGGGTCTCCAAGCAGGTGGACAGCCTGCAGAATCACATCAACGACGTCTCCATCGTGCGGATCGGCGCGTGGTGGCCGATTGTCATCCGGTTTATCACGCCCCTTTCCCTGGCGGCCATGGTTTTGTGGAATATCTACAAGGAGTGGATGATGACCTACGGCGGTTATCCCCAATGGTCCGTCAACGTTTTCGGATGGGGGCTGCTGGCGGTGGTCATCATCGCCGGTGCTTTAATCCAGCAACGCAGGTGGGCGACGGAGCCTTCCCCGCATAGGGAGGAGGTATCTTCATGA
- a CDS encoding M23 family metallopeptidase, giving the protein MGKKILTSWITLCLVLVAFRIPAEAAPSNPERERLLLYQGMEAITGVPWPYLAAVDQYERNLRRLNKDLPEEKGLIAIHIPPRRWSGPFNPDPEDKVPASIQFFGGMGRDADGDGKADPENDLDALYSFARYLAGFGRTRDDIRIGLWKYYRHPVAVDIITHMARIYETMGKLDLEEHHFPIPLHYNYTYRSTWGDRRGWGGLRIHEGTDIFADYGTPVLSTCYGYVELMGWNRYGGWRIGIRDLHNNYHYYGHLNGFNKEIKQGDVVKPGTVIGYVGSSGYGPPGTAGKFPPHLHFGLYTFNGSTTYSVDPYPRLRAWERETRKRLKEQQKQKQKARPGWLPVPTQAVPR; this is encoded by the coding sequence ATGGGGAAGAAAATACTCACATCCTGGATCACGCTTTGCCTCGTCCTTGTCGCCTTCCGCATCCCCGCAGAGGCCGCCCCGTCCAACCCCGAAAGGGAACGGCTCCTCCTTTATCAGGGGATGGAAGCCATCACGGGCGTTCCATGGCCCTATCTGGCGGCGGTGGACCAATACGAACGAAACCTGAGGCGGCTCAACAAAGATCTGCCCGAGGAAAAGGGCCTGATCGCCATCCACATTCCTCCCCGCCGCTGGTCGGGGCCCTTCAATCCCGACCCGGAAGACAAGGTTCCCGCATCGATCCAGTTTTTTGGGGGAATGGGACGGGACGCCGACGGAGACGGAAAGGCCGATCCGGAGAACGATTTGGACGCCCTTTATTCCTTCGCCCGGTATCTCGCCGGATTCGGCCGCACCCGGGACGACATCCGCATCGGTCTGTGGAAATATTACCGGCATCCGGTGGCGGTGGACATCATCACCCACATGGCCCGCATCTATGAGACCATGGGCAAACTGGACCTGGAGGAACACCACTTCCCGATCCCGCTGCACTACAATTACACCTACCGCAGCACCTGGGGGGACCGCAGGGGCTGGGGAGGGCTGCGCATCCACGAAGGAACCGACATCTTTGCGGATTACGGCACTCCGGTCCTCTCCACCTGCTACGGCTATGTGGAATTGATGGGCTGGAACCGCTACGGGGGATGGCGGATCGGCATTCGGGATCTTCACAACAACTATCATTATTACGGTCACCTGAACGGCTTCAACAAGGAGATCAAACAAGGGGACGTGGTGAAACCGGGAACCGTCATCGGGTATGTGGGTTCCTCGGGCTACGGTCCCCCCGGAACCGCCGGCAAGTTTCCGCCGCACCTCCATTTCGGGCTGTACACCTTCAACGGAAGCACCACCTATTCCGTCGATCCGTATCCCAGACTGCGCGCCTGGGAACGGGAAACCCGCAAAAGGCTCAAGGAACAGCAGAAACAAAAACAAAAGGCCCGCCCCGGGTGGTTGCCGGTTCCCACCCAGGCCGTTCCCCGGTGA
- the lipA gene encoding lipoyl synthase, translating to MKYERKPEWLKVRLTTNENFHEIKRMMRSKTLHTVCEEARCPNIYECWGMNRTATFMILGDICTRACRFCAVKTGLPTELDWQEPERVAETVEKMGLKHAVVTSVARDDLKDGGAAIFAATIRAIRKRNPLTSVEVLIPDFQGNWDALKTVMDERPDILNHNVETVRRLSDRVRAKAKYDRSLELLRRAKEMQPDIPTKSSIMVGVGETWDEILETMDDLRANRVDILTIGQYLQPTKKHLSIERYYTPEEFALLKEEGLKRGFSHVESGPLVRSSYHAHEQVKSAQQALSH from the coding sequence ATGAAATACGAACGGAAACCCGAGTGGCTCAAGGTCCGGTTGACCACCAATGAAAATTTTCATGAGATCAAACGGATGATGCGCAGCAAAACATTGCACACCGTCTGCGAAGAAGCCCGTTGCCCCAACATTTATGAATGCTGGGGGATGAACCGGACGGCCACTTTCATGATTTTGGGGGATATCTGCACCCGGGCTTGCCGGTTTTGCGCCGTCAAAACGGGCCTGCCGACGGAATTGGACTGGCAGGAACCGGAACGGGTGGCGGAAACGGTGGAAAAGATGGGGCTGAAGCATGCGGTGGTGACATCGGTGGCCCGGGATGATCTGAAGGACGGCGGGGCCGCCATCTTCGCCGCGACGATCCGGGCGATCCGGAAGCGCAATCCGCTGACCAGCGTGGAAGTGTTGATTCCCGATTTTCAGGGCAATTGGGATGCCCTGAAAACGGTGATGGATGAACGGCCGGACATTTTGAATCACAATGTGGAAACCGTTCGGCGGCTGTCCGACCGGGTGCGCGCCAAGGCCAAGTATGATCGGTCCCTGGAGCTTCTCCGGCGGGCCAAGGAGATGCAGCCGGACATTCCGACCAAATCGAGCATCATGGTGGGCGTCGGCGAAACGTGGGACGAGATTTTGGAGACGATGGACGACCTGCGGGCAAACCGGGTGGATATCTTGACGATCGGTCAATACCTGCAGCCGACAAAGAAACATTTGTCCATCGAGCGGTACTACACCCCCGAAGAATTTGCCCTTCTCAAGGAGGAGGGGCTGAAGCGGGGCTTTTCCCATGTGGAGTCGGGTCCCTTGGTGCGCAGTTCGTATCACGCCCATGAGCAGGTGAAGTCGGCACAGCAGGCCCTTTCACATTGA
- a CDS encoding TIGR01457 family HAD-type hydrolase: MKRYRGYILDLDGTLYRGDQAIPGARFFVEQLRKRGIPHLFLTNNSSRTPGQVADKLRRLGFPVEEEQVFTSAQAAARLLTGKGEHPRVYVIGEEGLHAALREAGCRLVQEKAEAVVVGIDRQFCYDKLKRACLEIRAGARFIGTNGDRVIPSEEGLLPGNGSLCAAVAAASGVSPVFTGKPEPLIFRYALERLGTLPEETLVVGDNLETDIRGGRDAGMDTLLVFTGVTAPADCLSSEVRPTHALEDLRDWNLF; this comes from the coding sequence ATGAAGCGCTACAGAGGCTATATTCTCGACCTGGACGGCACCCTCTACAGGGGCGACCAGGCGATCCCGGGAGCCCGATTTTTTGTCGAACAACTCCGGAAGCGGGGCATTCCGCACCTGTTTCTGACCAACAACTCCTCCCGCACCCCCGGACAAGTGGCGGACAAGCTGCGGCGACTGGGATTTCCGGTGGAGGAGGAGCAGGTGTTCACCTCCGCTCAAGCGGCGGCGCGCCTTTTGACCGGGAAGGGAGAACATCCGAGAGTGTATGTGATCGGCGAGGAAGGCCTTCATGCGGCCCTGCGGGAAGCGGGCTGCCGGTTGGTTCAGGAGAAGGCGGAGGCCGTGGTGGTCGGAATCGACCGTCAGTTTTGTTACGACAAGCTGAAGCGAGCCTGTCTGGAGATCCGGGCCGGCGCCCGCTTTATCGGCACCAACGGGGACCGGGTCATCCCGTCGGAGGAGGGTCTCTTGCCGGGAAACGGTTCCCTGTGCGCCGCCGTCGCCGCCGCGTCGGGGGTCAGCCCGGTGTTCACCGGCAAGCCGGAACCGCTGATTTTCCGATACGCCCTGGAGCGGCTCGGCACTTTGCCGGAGGAGACGCTGGTGGTCGGAGACAATCTGGAGACGGACATCCGCGGAGGCCGGGACGCGGGGATGGACACCCTGCTGGTCTTTACCGGGGTGACCGCTCCGGCGGACTGCCTTTCCTCCGAGGTCCGGCCGACCCATGCGTTGGAGGATCTCCGTGACTGGAACTTATTCTGA
- a CDS encoding spore coat protein, with product MQWQSQHPSSPYHPQGTPSGGQQTGLPRVKGPEMNDRDRINDVMATEKYLTTAYNIAVNEASTEQLYRTQMNLLNELHQCQRDLFNLMHRKGWYKIDQAQAQDVYQTAQQFANYQTQFPYS from the coding sequence ATGCAATGGCAGTCCCAACATCCCTCCTCGCCCTACCATCCGCAGGGAACACCGTCAGGAGGGCAGCAAACCGGCCTTCCCCGGGTCAAGGGGCCGGAGATGAACGACCGGGACCGGATCAATGATGTGATGGCGACGGAAAAATATCTGACCACGGCCTACAACATCGCCGTCAACGAGGCGAGCACCGAACAGCTCTACCGCACCCAGATGAACCTTTTGAACGAACTGCATCAATGTCAACGGGATCTTTTCAATCTGATGCACCGAAAAGGATGGTATAAAATCGATCAAGCCCAGGCACAGGACGTCTACCAGACCGCCCAACAATTCGCCAATTACCAGACCCAGTTCCCCTATTCCTGA
- a CDS encoding YhcN/YlaJ family sporulation lipoprotein, which yields MKQRVLALVSCFFISLAAACAPAGQRPETDTDQTLFRDRTGGTPGVYDYVNREAPRGIRMDTQNPVGYIRYRRDNNRNGNRAPNIYVDRNVLARQIAYLVTNQRGIRDATVLVTDDHVFIGLNDVQGKALDSRTLRRIRQTALSVTPRYYRVRIVNDSSLLRRMNEVGTGRARGDLQRLLRDLGDTTLPGVGTPGIIRRPGQPAALD from the coding sequence ATGAAGCAACGGGTCTTGGCTCTGGTTTCCTGTTTTTTCATTTCTCTGGCGGCCGCCTGCGCTCCCGCGGGCCAACGGCCTGAGACGGACACCGACCAAACCCTGTTCCGGGACCGAACCGGCGGGACCCCCGGCGTCTACGATTACGTGAACAGGGAAGCGCCCCGCGGAATCCGGATGGACACGCAAAACCCGGTCGGCTACATCCGTTACCGGAGGGACAACAACCGAAACGGCAATCGGGCGCCCAACATCTACGTGGACCGAAACGTCCTCGCCCGGCAAATCGCTTACCTGGTGACCAACCAGCGGGGCATCCGGGACGCCACCGTACTGGTCACCGATGATCACGTCTTTATCGGACTTAACGACGTTCAAGGGAAAGCGCTGGACTCCCGGACCCTTCGGCGGATCCGGCAGACCGCCCTCAGCGTCACCCCGCGATACTACCGGGTGCGCATCGTCAATGACAGTTCCCTGCTCCGCCGGATGAACGAAGTGGGAACGGGCCGTGCCCGCGGTGATTTGCAGCGGCTGCTCCGCGACCTGGGAGACACGACCCTGCCCGGCGTGGGAACGCCCGGCATTATCCGGCGACCCGGCCAACCGGCGGCGCTTGATTAA
- a CDS encoding DUF4349 domain-containing protein, protein MWRRIGFSLLAVILLAGCSTERTSPQPENRTVQRRLLEPLVVKQEAIDPQAPSASSSTEQALKKAGQPHAPADEKVPPEQKVIYRADVDMRVSRYEQAREQMEKEARKLGGYIINETESRDGKTLRGTIVFRIPQQRFQDFLSALEKQSVEITSKQIQGTDVTEEYVDLKSRLRAKQAVEKRLMELMKQEKKPEDLLNITNHLSQVQEEIERIKGRMRYLDDRIDYATVTVNLEQPIVLENPSAGLWQQILQAFVDSTAWLLNTFRKALILLAAALPPLLILAAIGIPLWRRYRRRRASAAPPPDEK, encoded by the coding sequence ATGTGGCGCAGGATCGGATTCTCACTGTTGGCAGTCATCCTGCTGGCGGGATGTTCAACGGAACGGACATCCCCGCAGCCCGAAAATCGCACCGTGCAAAGGAGACTGTTGGAACCGCTGGTTGTCAAACAGGAAGCGATCGATCCCCAGGCGCCTTCCGCCTCCTCATCGACGGAACAGGCCCTGAAAAAGGCCGGGCAACCGCACGCCCCGGCGGATGAGAAGGTGCCGCCGGAGCAAAAGGTGATCTACCGGGCCGATGTGGACATGCGCGTCTCCCGCTATGAACAGGCCCGGGAACAGATGGAAAAGGAAGCCCGGAAACTGGGCGGCTACATCATCAATGAAACCGAATCCAGGGACGGCAAAACCCTCCGGGGGACGATCGTTTTCCGCATTCCCCAACAGCGATTTCAGGATTTTCTCTCCGCCCTGGAAAAACAGTCGGTGGAAATCACTTCAAAACAGATCCAGGGAACCGATGTCACCGAGGAATACGTGGACCTGAAATCCCGCCTCCGGGCCAAACAGGCCGTGGAAAAACGGTTGATGGAACTGATGAAACAGGAGAAAAAACCGGAAGATCTCCTAAACATCACCAACCATTTGTCCCAGGTGCAGGAGGAGATCGAACGGATCAAGGGACGCATGCGCTATCTGGACGACCGGATCGACTATGCCACCGTCACCGTCAACCTGGAACAGCCGATCGTCCTGGAAAATCCGAGCGCGGGTCTCTGGCAGCAGATCCTCCAGGCCTTTGTCGATTCCACCGCCTGGCTCCTGAACACCTTCAGAAAAGCGCTGATTCTCCTGGCCGCCGCCCTTCCCCCGCTCCTGATCCTGGCGGCGATCGGCATCCCCCTGTGGAGACGGTACCGCCGCCGCCGGGCTTCCGCGGCGCCGCCTCCGGATGAAAAATAA
- a CDS encoding YutD family protein: MNIIHIQGKTYELLTNYNDAWNAEAFRKRYSDILKKYDYIVGDWGYGQLRLKGFFSDDHPKATRDNKISYLQEYLDEYCNFGCAYFVLRQVPSRKEGGSRRKHRKGGV, from the coding sequence ATGAATATCATCCATATTCAGGGAAAAACATACGAACTGTTGACCAATTACAATGATGCCTGGAATGCTGAGGCCTTTCGGAAGCGGTACAGCGACATCCTCAAAAAGTATGACTACATCGTGGGGGATTGGGGATACGGACAACTTCGTCTGAAGGGTTTTTTTTCCGACGATCACCCCAAGGCCACCCGGGATAACAAGATAAGTTATCTGCAGGAGTATCTGGATGAGTATTGCAATTTCGGCTGCGCCTATTTCGTCCTGAGGCAAGTGCCTTCCAGGAAGGAGGGAGGAAGCCGGAGAAAACACCGAAAGGGCGGCGTCTGA
- a CDS encoding MerR family transcriptional regulator: MEKKHITTREAAERLRVHARTIRKWIDVFEDYIHPEVNDRGHYIFTEEGFRRLADIQNRLQKPNKSMRQVRQELIQEGKLEQTPTETPEFLENIDPNTKVAPFMSAEKAYRYIMDTVNYINDTLEELSGRMQRMEDQVFNLYGALEKLENKMATQKNALYAPAKEVQSMFDEIRKMHEQLKAELRNVSFSQRLAAATESKFVPRKERKPRAARFFGIF, from the coding sequence ATGGAAAAAAAGCACATCACCACCCGGGAGGCCGCGGAACGGCTGCGGGTTCACGCCCGGACCATCCGCAAATGGATTGATGTGTTTGAAGATTACATCCATCCCGAAGTGAACGACCGCGGCCATTACATTTTCACCGAGGAGGGATTCCGCCGGCTGGCCGACATCCAAAACCGCCTGCAGAAGCCGAACAAATCGATGCGCCAGGTCCGCCAGGAACTGATCCAGGAGGGAAAACTGGAACAAACGCCGACGGAGACCCCGGAATTTCTGGAAAACATCGATCCGAACACCAAGGTGGCTCCCTTCATGAGCGCCGAAAAGGCGTACAGGTACATTATGGACACGGTAAACTACATCAACGACACGCTGGAGGAATTGTCGGGCCGGATGCAGCGGATGGAAGACCAGGTTTTTAACCTGTACGGCGCCCTGGAAAAACTGGAAAACAAGATGGCCACCCAAAAAAACGCCCTTTACGCACCGGCCAAGGAAGTGCAGTCCATGTTCGACGAGATTCGCAAAATGCATGAGCAGTTGAAAGCCGAACTGCGCAACGTTTCCTTCTCCCAGCGTCTGGCGGCGGCCACGGAAAGCAAATTTGTCCCCCGAAAGGAACGGAAACCGAGAGCGGCTCGGTTTTTCGGAATATTTTAA
- a CDS encoding class I SAM-dependent methyltransferase: MSEWFEESFGEDYLLVYRHRTMADAEDEVDAIVEWLDLSPKDHILDLCCGTGRHSIALARRGYRVTGLDLSETLLSHAVALSKGLPVRFVHGDMRSLPFSKEMFDVVLNLFTSFGYFVEDRDNERVLAEIRRVLKPGGRFLIDFLNRPAVLRSLVPVSEREEDEVKIREERWIEGDVVCKRIFVSDARGERRYEERVKMYSRDQMEEMMRRAGLSVQQVWGDFEGNPHTERSRRMIIAGRRPE; encoded by the coding sequence GTGTCGGAATGGTTTGAGGAAAGTTTCGGAGAAGACTATCTGCTGGTGTACCGCCATCGGACGATGGCCGATGCGGAAGATGAGGTGGATGCGATTGTCGAGTGGCTGGACTTGAGTCCGAAAGACCACATCCTGGATCTGTGCTGCGGAACGGGACGCCACTCCATCGCCCTCGCGCGGCGGGGATACCGCGTGACGGGGCTGGATCTGTCGGAAACCCTGCTGTCCCATGCGGTCGCGCTCTCGAAGGGCCTTCCCGTCCGTTTCGTCCACGGGGACATGCGCTCCCTCCCCTTCTCGAAGGAGATGTTTGATGTGGTTCTCAACCTGTTCACCTCCTTCGGGTATTTTGTGGAGGACCGGGACAATGAACGGGTTTTGGCCGAAATCCGCCGCGTGCTGAAACCCGGGGGGCGTTTTCTGATCGATTTCCTGAACCGCCCTGCGGTCCTCCGGAGCCTTGTGCCCGTGAGCGAGCGGGAGGAGGACGAGGTGAAGATCCGGGAAGAGCGATGGATCGAAGGGGATGTGGTTTGCAAGCGGATTTTCGTGTCCGACGCGCGGGGGGAAAGGCGGTATGAGGAACGGGTGAAGATGTATTCCCGGGATCAGATGGAGGAAATGATGCGGCGGGCCGGCCTCTCCGTTCAGCAGGTGTGGGGGGATTTCGAAGGAAACCCCCATACGGAACGGAGCCGCCGGATGATCATCGCGGGGCGGCGGCCCGAATGA